A genomic window from Sorex araneus isolate mSorAra2 chromosome 2, mSorAra2.pri, whole genome shotgun sequence includes:
- the IMPACT gene encoding protein IMPACT, translating into MAEGDSGSDQRQNEEIEAMAAIYGEEWCVIDDCAKIFCIRISDDIDDPKWTLCLQVMLPNEYPGTAPPVYQLNAPWLKGQERKDLSNSLEEIYIQNIGESILYLWVEKIRDVLIQKSQMTEPGPDIKKKTEEEDVDTEEDVILACRPANPVKALDFDISKNRTEIEELPPIDHGVPITDRRSTFQAHLAPVVCPQQVKMVLSKLYENKKIASATHNIYAYRIYCEDKQTFLQDCEDDGETAAGGRLLHLMEILNVRNVMVVVSRWYGGILLGPDRFKHINNCARNILVEKNYTSSPEESSKALGKNKKVKKDKKRSEH; encoded by the exons AATGAGGAAATCGAAGCGATGGCAGCAATATATGGCGAGGAATGGTGTGTCATTGATGACTGTgccaaaatattttgtattagaATTAGCGACGATATAGATGACCCCAAGTGGACACTTTGCTTGCAG GTGATGTTACCTAATGAGTATCCCGGTACTGCTCCACCCGTTTACCAACTAAA TGCTCCATGGCTCAAAGGGCAAGAACGTAAGGATTTATCAAATAGCCTTGAGGAAATATACAT ACAGAATATTGGTGAAAGTATTCTTTACCTGTGGGTGGAGAAAATAAGAGATGTTCTAATACAGAAATCTCAGATGACAGAACCag GCCcagacataaaaaagaaaacagaagaggaaGATGTTGACACTGAAGAAGACGTGATTTTAGCATGTCGACCAGCAAATCCAGTGAAAGCGTTAGATTTTGATATCAGTAAAAATCGCACAG AGATAGAAGAATTACCTCCGATTGATCATGGTGTTCCTATCACAGACCGAAGAAGTACTTTTCAGGCCCACCTGGCTCCGGTAGTTTGTCCCCAACAG GTGAAAATGGTTCTTTCCAAATTGTATGAGAATAAGAAAATAGCTAGTGCCACCCACAATATCTATGCGTACAG GATATACTGTGAGGATAAGCAGACCTTCCTGCAGGACTGTGAGGATGACGGGGAGACAGCAGCTGGTGGGCGCCTTCTCCACCTCATGGAG ATTTTGAATGTGAGGAATGTCATGGTGGTGGTCTCACGCTGGTACGGGGGGATTCTGCTGGGCCCAGATCGCTTTAAGCACATCAACAACTGTGCCAGAAACATACTAGTAGAGAAGAACTACACAAGTTCTCCA gaGGAATCATCTAAGGCTTtgggaaagaacaaaaaagtaaaaaaagataagaagagGAGTGAACATTAA